A single Alcanivorax borkumensis SK2 DNA region contains:
- a CDS encoding DMT family transporter, whose translation MPTLAAYLIVVAVWATTPLGIKWSGDAMAPLAAAGVRMGIAALLGLGWLWIKRQPLPLHARARLSYLASLPGIFGAMGCSYMAAVHLPSGLISVIFGLAPLLSGLMLQALPGGLRLNRWHWSACLIGLAGLVLVFDDSLQVLVAGQGMGGRGVGLLWMLSAVTLFAGSGIAVQRVGAGLQPMQQTVGGLLLSLPCYAIGMAITGQTLSFSGDYRGLSAILYLAVFGSLLGFYCYYQVLARLSAATVALVTLITPVLALSLGSLLNGESLGVLVLVGAALIVLALSLFLLGDHKIRRQLKQLTKADA comes from the coding sequence ATGCCAACCTTGGCAGCGTATTTGATTGTGGTGGCGGTGTGGGCAACCACTCCATTGGGGATTAAATGGAGTGGTGACGCCATGGCGCCGCTGGCGGCGGCCGGTGTGCGCATGGGTATTGCTGCGTTGCTGGGGCTGGGTTGGTTATGGATAAAGCGCCAACCTTTGCCGTTGCATGCTCGCGCGCGTCTCAGCTATTTGGCGTCTCTGCCGGGTATTTTTGGCGCTATGGGCTGTAGCTATATGGCGGCGGTTCACCTTCCTTCCGGGTTAATTTCAGTGATTTTTGGGCTGGCGCCGCTGTTGTCCGGCCTGATGTTGCAAGCCTTGCCGGGCGGTCTGCGCCTTAACCGCTGGCATTGGAGCGCCTGCCTAATTGGTTTAGCCGGGTTGGTGCTGGTGTTTGATGACAGCCTGCAGGTGCTGGTCGCCGGGCAGGGGATGGGCGGCCGGGGAGTGGGTTTGCTGTGGATGCTTAGCGCTGTGACCTTGTTTGCCGGCAGTGGCATTGCGGTGCAGCGAGTGGGAGCTGGGCTGCAGCCTATGCAGCAAACCGTGGGCGGTTTGTTGCTGTCGTTACCCTGTTATGCCATTGGCATGGCCATTACCGGGCAGACGCTGAGCTTTAGCGGCGATTACCGGGGCTTGTCCGCGATACTGTATCTGGCGGTGTTTGGTTCGTTGTTGGGGTTTTATTGCTATTACCAAGTGTTGGCCCGGCTGTCGGCGGCGACGGTGGCGTTAGTGACGCTGATTACGCCGGTGTTGGCATTGTCGTTGGGAAGCCTGCTCAATGGTGAAAGCTTGGGGGTACTGGTGCTGGTGGGTGCCGCGTTAATCGTGCTGGCACTGTCGCTGTTTCTGCTGGGGGACCACAAGATACGCCGCCAGCTGAAGCAACTAACGAAGGCTGACGCCTAG
- a CDS encoding multifunctional CCA addition/repair protein has protein sequence MNVYLVGGAVRDSLLGLPVTEKDWVVVGATPKEMEANGFRPVGKDFPVFLHPKTQEEYALARTERKSGHGYGGFTFHAASTVSLEEDLIRRDLTINAMAQARGGEIIDPFNGRVDLKARLLRHVSPAFAEDPLRVLRVARFAARYHWLGFQVADDTLMLMKQLSDSGELGYLVAERVWKETSRALMERDPQVFFQVLHRCGALHALFPELAALDGVPQPEQHHPEVDTLLHQFLCLKQAARLGLSLNARYALLCHDLGKGKTPKEEWPRHIAHEIRSARLSKKVSKRLKVPKEAATLATLVAEFHTHSHRALELKPATVWKLFKSLDILRRPERLTDFLGACEADARGRTSFENREYPQASYLQGAADAARQVDIQALQAQGHEGPALGEAIEQARIDAIATFKQQELNP, from the coding sequence ATGAATGTCTATCTAGTGGGCGGCGCAGTGCGAGATTCGCTGCTCGGCCTCCCCGTGACGGAAAAAGATTGGGTCGTGGTCGGTGCCACCCCGAAGGAAATGGAAGCCAACGGGTTCCGCCCCGTGGGCAAAGATTTCCCCGTATTCCTGCATCCAAAAACACAGGAAGAATACGCCCTGGCCAGAACCGAACGGAAATCCGGCCACGGTTATGGCGGCTTTACCTTCCATGCCGCCAGCACAGTCTCTCTAGAAGAGGATCTGATTCGCCGCGACCTGACCATCAATGCCATGGCGCAAGCCCGTGGTGGTGAAATCATCGACCCGTTCAATGGCCGCGTGGATCTCAAAGCTCGCCTATTGCGCCATGTTTCCCCCGCTTTTGCCGAAGACCCCTTACGAGTATTGCGGGTTGCCCGTTTTGCCGCTCGCTACCACTGGCTAGGGTTTCAGGTGGCCGATGACACACTTATGTTGATGAAACAACTGAGCGACTCCGGTGAGCTGGGTTATCTTGTCGCTGAGCGGGTTTGGAAAGAAACCAGCCGAGCGCTCATGGAGCGCGATCCTCAGGTATTCTTTCAGGTACTTCACCGCTGCGGCGCACTGCATGCCTTATTTCCAGAACTTGCCGCGTTGGATGGCGTACCTCAACCGGAACAACACCATCCGGAAGTGGACACCCTGCTTCATCAATTCCTATGCCTTAAGCAAGCCGCTCGGCTCGGCTTAAGCCTTAACGCTCGCTATGCATTGCTCTGCCATGATCTAGGTAAGGGTAAAACCCCAAAGGAAGAGTGGCCCCGACACATTGCCCACGAAATCCGCAGCGCTCGTTTAAGCAAAAAGGTATCAAAGCGATTGAAAGTTCCCAAGGAAGCCGCAACCTTGGCCACCTTAGTCGCTGAGTTCCATACTCACAGCCACCGTGCATTGGAACTGAAACCGGCCACGGTGTGGAAACTGTTCAAGTCGCTGGATATCCTTCGTCGCCCGGAGCGACTAACGGATTTCTTGGGAGCCTGTGAAGCCGACGCGCGGGGCCGCACCAGTTTCGAAAACCGCGAGTATCCTCAAGCCTCCTATCTACAGGGCGCGGCAGATGCCGCACGCCAGGTAGATATACAGGCGCTGCAGGCCCAAGGCCACGAAGGTCCGGCACTGGGGGAAGCGATTGAGCAAGCCCGCATTGATGCCATCGCCACCTTTAAACAACAGGAGCTGAACCCCTGA
- a CDS encoding pteridine reductase: MNAPVALVTGSARRIGAQIVRTLHQHGMRVIIHYRGSQEEAESLAAELNQLRPGSAGLLQADLDQPAAVRQLASDALACFGQLDLLVNNASSFYPTPIEQANDSDWEKLIHSNLRAPFILSQQLAPALREQQGCIINIVDVYAEKPLQTHTLYCMAKAGLAMMTKSLARELGPEIRVNGVSPGPILWPEAGQMNQQAIQDATALKRSGEPDDIANTVYWLATAAPFITGQILAVDGGRSLALQGS; encoded by the coding sequence ATGAACGCCCCCGTCGCCCTGGTTACCGGCAGCGCCCGCCGTATTGGCGCCCAGATTGTTCGCACCCTGCATCAGCACGGGATGCGGGTGATCATTCATTACCGGGGTAGCCAGGAAGAAGCCGAGAGCCTGGCCGCCGAGCTGAATCAGCTACGCCCCGGTAGTGCAGGGTTACTGCAAGCCGATTTGGACCAACCCGCCGCCGTGCGCCAACTGGCCAGCGACGCCCTTGCCTGTTTTGGCCAGCTGGATTTACTTGTCAACAATGCGTCCAGCTTTTACCCCACCCCCATAGAACAGGCAAACGACAGCGACTGGGAAAAGCTGATTCACAGCAACCTGCGCGCCCCCTTTATTCTCAGCCAGCAGCTGGCGCCTGCATTACGTGAGCAACAGGGCTGCATTATCAATATTGTCGATGTTTACGCAGAAAAACCGCTGCAAACGCATACCCTGTATTGCATGGCCAAAGCCGGCCTTGCGATGATGACCAAAAGCTTGGCTCGGGAACTGGGACCAGAGATTCGCGTCAACGGCGTATCCCCGGGGCCCATTCTATGGCCAGAAGCCGGGCAGATGAACCAGCAGGCCATCCAAGACGCCACCGCCCTGAAACGCAGCGGCGAGCCGGATGACATTGCCAACACGGTTTACTGGTTGGCTACTGCCGCCCCCTTTATTACCGGACAAATATTGGCCGTGGACGGGGGGCGGTCACTGGCCTTACAAGGAAGCTAA
- a CDS encoding DUF4124 domain-containing protein, whose protein sequence is MNMIRIILLSLATASASAEIYRWKDANGNWQFGDRAPQAEHETLDIKPPPKIGQDDALDIHARTQRLLQSQQTQARHKALAEKNARDEYRERFAQPCKQAEKRLEQMRGPFVYVNEDGTHRNANAEEVAADQKKTQKWIDEHCDF, encoded by the coding sequence ATGAACATGATAAGAATAATACTGCTGTCACTGGCGACGGCCTCTGCCAGCGCAGAAATCTATCGTTGGAAGGACGCCAATGGCAACTGGCAATTTGGCGACAGGGCGCCACAGGCAGAACATGAAACTCTGGACATAAAACCGCCCCCTAAGATTGGCCAAGATGACGCTCTAGATATCCATGCCCGTACCCAGCGGCTACTCCAAAGCCAGCAAACCCAAGCCCGCCATAAAGCACTGGCAGAAAAAAACGCACGCGATGAATACCGGGAACGGTTTGCGCAACCCTGCAAACAGGCAGAAAAGCGGCTTGAGCAAATGAGAGGGCCTTTCGTCTATGTGAATGAAGACGGAACCCACCGCAACGCCAACGCCGAAGAGGTCGCCGCAGACCAAAAGAAAACCCAGAAATGGATCGACGAACATTGCGACTTCTAA
- a CDS encoding DUF4124 domain-containing protein: protein MDRRTLRLLTLFLVLFSTGAQADIFQWQDASGKLHFGDRPPEGAQTKTITPNISPQLKDLEIHVKRQDFTLTGDLQQHTLDNIRHIYQRYRRDFGLDLHGTAEVNVFLIEKQDDFQQWMVERIGSSSRHYAGVFIPATNEVAVWKWAENEQQVAQTILHESSHVLLYQLSPSAPVWLQEGLAQYFQTLETQPDGRQRISALPDAQKRIQTWVEQQRLITLRQYLSLDDAQWRKMAHQLNAIPYTVAWATTAFLMSKPVGRSILRQLLQDLEKNHQRPTLQRIDHLYPGGLSRLEYDFFRWAQSDMTPHWY, encoded by the coding sequence ATGGATCGACGAACATTGCGACTTCTAACGCTTTTTCTCGTTCTTTTCAGTACCGGCGCCCAAGCGGATATTTTTCAATGGCAGGATGCCAGCGGCAAGCTGCATTTCGGTGATCGGCCACCAGAGGGCGCCCAAACCAAAACCATCACTCCGAATATCAGCCCGCAACTCAAAGACCTGGAAATCCACGTTAAGCGCCAGGATTTCACCCTGACCGGCGACTTGCAGCAACACACCTTAGATAACATTCGCCACATCTACCAACGCTACCGCCGGGACTTCGGGCTAGACCTACATGGCACCGCAGAAGTGAACGTGTTTCTGATTGAAAAACAGGACGATTTTCAACAATGGATGGTTGAGCGGATTGGCTCCAGCAGCCGTCATTATGCCGGCGTGTTCATTCCTGCAACCAACGAAGTTGCCGTGTGGAAATGGGCCGAAAATGAACAACAAGTAGCCCAAACCATTCTTCATGAATCCAGCCATGTGTTGCTCTACCAATTATCGCCATCAGCCCCGGTGTGGCTACAGGAAGGGCTAGCGCAATACTTCCAAACCCTGGAAACACAACCGGACGGGCGCCAGAGAATCAGCGCCCTGCCCGATGCCCAAAAACGCATTCAGACCTGGGTTGAACAACAGCGCCTGATTACCCTGCGGCAGTATTTGTCCCTGGATGATGCTCAATGGCGCAAGATGGCTCACCAGCTCAACGCCATTCCCTACACCGTTGCTTGGGCAACCACCGCCTTTCTCATGTCCAAACCCGTGGGCCGTTCTATTTTGCGGCAATTGCTTCAGGATCTGGAAAAAAACCATCAGAGGCCAACGCTTCAACGTATCGACCACCTCTATCCCGGTGGCCTCTCTCGGCTGGAATACGATTTCTTCCGTTGGGCGCAAAGCGATATGACACCGCATTGGTATTGA
- the folK gene encoding 2-amino-4-hydroxy-6-hydroxymethyldihydropteridine diphosphokinase: protein MPDVSQAQVFLSLGSNIDREHNISSGLDALKRAFSPLSISPVYESEAVGFDGDAFYNLVVGLKTALSVGELAACLKEIEKEHGRVRGEKKFSSRTLDIDILTYNDCVGEIEGVQLPRDEILKHAFVLKPLVDLAPDAMHPQTRASYRALLDAADFSGQNLWVVPFGGKKQ from the coding sequence ATGCCTGACGTGTCTCAGGCTCAGGTATTTCTAAGCCTGGGCTCCAATATCGACCGTGAGCACAATATTAGCTCTGGGTTAGATGCCCTAAAGCGGGCATTTTCCCCCTTGTCGATCAGCCCGGTGTACGAAAGTGAAGCGGTGGGTTTCGATGGTGATGCCTTTTACAACCTAGTGGTGGGGCTGAAGACAGCCTTGAGTGTGGGAGAACTGGCTGCCTGTCTAAAAGAGATCGAAAAGGAGCATGGTCGGGTGCGGGGCGAGAAAAAGTTTTCAAGCCGAACCTTGGATATTGATATTCTCACCTACAATGATTGTGTGGGTGAGATAGAGGGTGTGCAGCTGCCCCGGGACGAAATTCTCAAGCATGCTTTTGTTCTAAAACCCCTGGTCGATCTGGCCCCGGATGCCATGCACCCGCAAACCCGTGCATCCTACCGGGCATTGTTGGACGCGGCTGATTTCAGCGGGCAGAACTTATGGGTAGTGCCGTTCGGCGGCAAGAAACAATAG
- the folB gene encoding dihydroneopterin aldolase → MDIVYINDLKVDTVIGIFDWERRIRQTVSLDLEMAADICKGAASDHIDDALDYKAIGKRLITFIEGSEFQLVETLAENVAQLVLNEFSVPWLKLRLSKPGALRGARDVGVIIERGVRPNA, encoded by the coding sequence ATGGATATTGTTTATATCAATGATTTGAAAGTGGATACGGTAATCGGCATTTTCGATTGGGAGCGTCGCATCCGCCAGACCGTGAGTCTGGATCTGGAAATGGCGGCAGATATTTGCAAAGGAGCGGCCTCGGATCACATTGATGATGCATTGGATTACAAAGCCATTGGCAAGCGGTTGATCACCTTTATTGAAGGCAGTGAATTTCAGTTGGTGGAAACTCTGGCGGAGAATGTGGCGCAGCTGGTGTTGAATGAGTTCAGTGTGCCGTGGCTAAAATTGCGACTCAGCAAGCCGGGCGCTTTGCGCGGCGCCCGTGATGTGGGGGTGATCATTGAGCGGGGTGTGCGTCCCAATGCCTGA
- the plsY gene encoding glycerol-3-phosphate 1-O-acyltransferase PlsY, which translates to MQAGTLQEVWFWLLPLCVAGYLMGSISSAILVCRLFGYPDPRTEGSNNPGATNVLRIGGKPAAALTLLGDVLKGVIPVVLARYLDMGPFVAALVGVFAFLGHLYPVFFHFQGGKGVATAFGLLFVLHWPSGLLAGATWLLVFALNRISSIASLSAFVVAPACIFAWLPQAFWPILALSIVLILRHRSNLQKILRGEELGFRKKS; encoded by the coding sequence GTGCAAGCAGGGACATTACAGGAAGTCTGGTTCTGGTTATTGCCATTGTGCGTAGCCGGCTATCTGATGGGCTCCATTTCCAGCGCCATTCTGGTCTGCCGTTTGTTCGGCTACCCAGATCCGCGCACCGAGGGCTCCAACAATCCCGGGGCCACCAATGTACTCCGTATTGGCGGCAAACCCGCAGCCGCCCTCACCTTGCTGGGCGACGTGCTCAAAGGGGTAATACCCGTGGTGCTCGCCCGCTATCTGGATATGGGCCCCTTTGTGGCCGCACTGGTGGGCGTCTTTGCCTTCTTAGGCCATCTGTATCCCGTATTCTTTCACTTTCAAGGCGGTAAAGGCGTGGCCACAGCCTTTGGGCTACTGTTTGTTCTGCACTGGCCCAGTGGGCTGTTAGCCGGCGCGACTTGGCTGCTGGTATTTGCCCTCAACCGTATTTCCTCAATCGCCTCACTGAGTGCCTTCGTGGTAGCTCCAGCCTGTATTTTCGCCTGGCTGCCCCAAGCCTTCTGGCCCATTCTGGCCCTTTCCATCGTGCTGATTCTGCGACATCGCAGCAACCTGCAAAAAATACTGCGTGGGGAAGAGCTGGGGTTCAGGAAGAAAAGCTAG